A window of the Scophthalmus maximus strain ysfricsl-2021 chromosome 8, ASM2237912v1, whole genome shotgun sequence genome harbors these coding sequences:
- the LOC118312964 gene encoding keratin, type I cytoskeletal 19, with protein sequence MTRTPLNWPRRNVTRQPLTIAGSKPDCPLTTPCAVTPAMAVRSIFPSTCSAAPTRRQQAIKSILRGCLSTSCPAQLQLPPNSAPEPRQRATMSLRRTGLSTWSQYSAPNMTSSRRATSVHGGSGGRNVRVSYASNGIGSGSGYDFGGAADYGGGFAVAGSEKQNMQNLNDRLATYLDKVRVLESTNAQLERQIREWYSKQAPAVKDYSRYQAIIDDLRQKISVATQDNARLMLQIDNARLAAEDFRMKFENELAMRMSVETDIAGLRKVLDELTMARSDLEMQIEGLKEELVYLKKNHAEELAAMRGQINSSSVNVEVDGGPQEDLSRIMEEIRSQYEGITEKNRREMEAWYKVKFEELNKQVSTSSESLQTSRTEINELKRTLQSLQIELQSQLSLKSALEGTLAETESSYSLQLSHLQTTVNSLENELSRMRMDIERQSSDYQILLDIKTRLEMEIAEYRRLLDGEDSNKSTVMTVHKTEIKEVKEVKPQPVVTQRRRVVIQELVDGRVVSTTSSEDILK encoded by the exons ATGACTCGCACGCCTTTAAACTGGCCTCGCCGAAATGTCACCCGACAGCCGTTAACTATCGCGGGCAGTAAACCGGACTGCCCGCTCACCACGCCCTGTGCGGTCACACCTGCGATGGCGGTGCGCAGCATCTTTCCGTCTACCTGTTCGGCCGCACCCACCCGCAGACAGCAGGCTATAAAGTCCATCCTCCGGGGCTGCCTCAGCACCAGCTGCCCCGCGCAACTCCAGCTTCCACCGAACAGCGCGCCCGAGCCACGACAGAGAGCAACCATGTCCCTGCGGCGCACCGGATTATCCACCTGGTCCCAGTACTCGGCTCCCAATATGACGAGCTCCCGGCGGGCCACGAGCGTCCACGGCGGCTCGGGCGGCCGGAACGTCCGGGTGTCGTACGCCTCCAACGGCatcggctccggctccggctaCGACTTCGGAGGCGCCGCGGACTACGGCGGCGGTTTCGCCGTCGCCGGCAGCGAGAAGCAGAACATGCAGAACCTCAACGACCGCCTGGCCACCTACCTGGACAAAGTGCGCGTGCTGGAGAGCACCAACGCGCAGCTGGAGCGCCAGATCCGCGAGTGGTACAGCAAGCAGGCCCCCGCCGTCAAGGACTACAGCAGGTACCAGGCGATCATCGACGACCTGCGCCAGAAG aTAAGTGTTGCCACACAGGACAATGCCAGGCTGATGCTGCAGATTGACAATGCCAGACTGGCAGCTGAGGACTTCAGAATGAA GTTTGAGAATGAGCTGGCGATGCGCATGTCGGTGGAGACGGACATCGCTGGACTGCGCAAGGTTCTGGATGAACTGACCATGGCCCGGTCCGACCTGGAGATGCAGATAGAGGGcctgaaggaggagctggtCTACTTGAAGAAGAACCATGCAGAG GAGCTTGCAGCCATGCGCGGCCAAATTAACTCCAGCTCTGTGAACGTAGAGGTGGACGGCGGGCCCCAGGAGGACCTGTCCAGGATTATGGAAGAGATCAGAAGTCAGTATGAGGGCATCACTGAGAAGAACCGCCGCGAAATGGAGGCCTGGTACAAGGTCAAG TTTGAAGAGCTGAACAAGCAGGTGTCAACCAGCTCAGAGTCCCTCCAGACCTCCCGCACCGAGATCAACGAGCTCAAGCGGACCCTGCAGTCCCTGCAGATTGAGCTGCAGTCCCAGCTCAGCCTG AAATCTGCCTTGGAAGGCACACTGGCCGAGACGGAGTCCAGCTACAGTCTGCAGCTCAGCCATCTCCAGACCACGGTCAACTCCCTGGAGAATGAGCTCAGCCGGATGAGGATGGACATCGAGAGGCAGTCCTCGGACTACCAGATCCTTCTCGACATCAAAACCAGGCTGGAGATGGAGATTGCTGAGTACAGAAGGCTGTTGGATGGAGAAGATTCAAA CAAATCTACCGTCATGACTGTACACAAGACAGAGATCAAAGAGGTCAAAGAGGTCAAAC cTCAACCAGTCGTTacccagaggaggagggtggtgaTTCAGGAGCTCGTTGATGGAAGAGTGGTGTCCACCACCAGCTCAGAAGATATCCTCAAATAG